TTGACCTGCAACACTTTCAGCCCCGCTTCGTGCTCGATCCGCATGGCGCGTTCGTAGCGTCCCTCGTCCGTCCACGCGCCTCGCGCGGGTTGCAGCTCAGGCCAGCTCAAGCGGTCGCGAACCCATTCGACGCCAGCGAGACGGCAGAGGGTGCACGCCTCGCGAATCTGCTGTGGCTCTGCGTAAAACCAAGCGATCGCAGTGTCGAGCGCGATCGGCGTGTCGGCGACCGGCGTCACGGGGGCCACCACCGCTGCGGTGACGATTCCAGGCCCTGATGATTCCAAGACTTCGAAGTAGCCAACGGGAAGCTTCCCGAGGTCGACCGACTCCTCCGACGTGCTTCCGTGGCCGACTTCCTTGCCGTCGACGTCGATGGCGCGCCAACCGGCCCAGGTCGCTGGAATGGGGACGCGCACCGTCTCGCCTGCAACATGCACATTCCCGGGATGGCTCGCGACAGCGGTGGAATGCTCTTCGGATTGCGCTCGGCGGAGCGACGTCAGCCAAGCTGCGGATAAGCAGAAGCAAAGCAGAGCTGTCGAAATTCTCATGGAAGATTCTCTCTGTGTTCCGTAGTGGCACAGCGCAGCCGCTTAGCATAGCGCGCAGTATCCTCCCCCACGCGCGGAAAACGTGTTCCGGCTATCGACCCTTAGCGGGCGCTAGGGAGAGGCGACCGCGCGACGGCGCGAGCCTCCATTGGCGAGCGATCCGTTTTTGGAGTGTTTCGCAGGGGCGTCAGTTCGCGAGAGCTTGCCTTTGACAAGCTTCTCGATTTCGCGACGGGTGGGAGCAGACGGCTGAGCGCCGACGCGAGTCACGGAAATCGCGCCGGCCGCATTGGCGAACCGAACAGCTTCGAGAATCGAAACCCGTTCCGCCAAAGCGACGGCGAGGGCGCCATTGAAGGTGTCGCCGGCGGCGGTCGTGTCGACGGGCTTTGCGGAGTAGCCGGGGACGCGTTCGCTTAGCGTAGGAGAGGCGACAAAGGCGCCTTGCGAGCCGAGCGTGATGATCACTGTTTCAACTCCGCGAGCGCGGAGGATGTCGGCGGCGCGAACGCACGAAGCATCGTCGCTGATTCGTACGCCCGTCAACAGTTCCGTTTCTGACTCGTTGGGAGTCAGGATGGTAATGTGTTTCAGCAGCTTGTCCGACAAAGGCTGAGCGGGAGCGGGATTAAGGATCACCGTGGCGCCGCCCGCAGCCGCGAGCCTGGCCGCCGTTTCGACGGTCTCTAAGGGAGATTCCAACTGCATCACGACGACGTCGGCGTCGGCAATGGCTGCTTTCGCCTTACGAACGTCGGCCGGCGACAGTTTCGCATTCGCGCCGCTGCCGACGGCGATGCTGTTCTCGCCGTCTTCGCCGACGAATATCAACGCCACGCCGGACGGGGCCTTATCGAACTGCACGAACTGCACGTCGACGCCGTTCTCAACGAGTCCAGCGACGGCTTGTTCGCCGAACATGTCCTGCCCAACTCGCGCGACGAAGGCCACGGAACCGCCGGCCCGCGCCGCGGCGACGGCTTGATTAGCGCCTTTGCCGCCGGCGGCAGTCAAGAACTCGCCGCCCAGCCGCGTCTCGCCCGGCTTCGGGATGCGATCGAGTTTGATGATCATGTCGGTATTGGAACTGCCGACCACGACAATATTGGCTTTCATCATTGAATCACCAGTAGGTGGACTAAATGTTCATATGTTGAAGCGATCCGTATGCTTCAGGCAGGCGCCTCACTCGTGACGTTATTTGATGTTCGCGTAGATGATGAACGCCAGTCCGATGACGAATAGCAAAAACATCAGCGCGAGCAGGCGGTCGGCGCGAGGTTGCGCGTCCTTGAATTCCTTCCAGATGAAGACGCCCCAGAATGCGGCGACCATCGTTGCCCCTTGCCCCAATCCATACGATATGGCGTACCCAGCTGCGTCGCCAGCAAGAATCGCAAACGACATGCCGACGCACCAAATCATGCCTCCGAGCACGCCGACGAGATGGAGTCGCAGATTCCCTTTCCGGAAGTAATCTCCGAAGGGAACGGGTTCGCCGACGAATGGTTTCATCATGACCGCCGTGTTGATGATGAAGCTCGACAGAAACAGGCCCAAGGCGAAGAAGAAGAGCGCCGTGTAAGGCGTGAGTTTCCCGGCGTTCTCCGGATCACTGATGTGGTCGAGAGGAGGCATCGCGGCCGCGACGAACTGGAAGAATTGACCCATCAAAATGCCGCACAGCACGGAGAGCACGATTCCTTTCACGGTCGTCTTTTGCCCGCTTGATGGGATACGCCGGTACGCCAAGGCATCAACGATGATAGCGACTGCGACGCAGGCGACGCCGGTAAACAGCAGGAATGGATCACCCGAAGGATCGACGCGGTAGGTGGTGATGACGCCGATCACCAGGGCAAGCCCAATGCCGACCGGGAAGGCGACAGCCATGCCAGCGATGTCGATCGCGGCTACCAGCAAGATGTTCGCCACGTTGAAAATCACGCCGCCGATCAAGGCGTAACCAATGTACTTGCCTTGGGCTTGGCGCAAGTCGTCGAGAAAGCCTCGACCATCGTCGCCCATACTGCCGAGCGTGAAGGCGAAGATCAACGTCAGCAGCAACGCTCCGAGACAGTAGTCCCAGTAGAACAGCTGGAATCGCCATTCTTTCGTCGCTAGCTTTTGCGTGTTCGCCCATGATCCCCAACAGATCATGGTGACGATGCACATCAGCACGGCGACTGGATAGGATTCAACGATAACCATGGATTGGATCCGCCTGAAAAAGCGATGGAAGAGACGCGACTATTTCGCGGAAGCTTCGTCCGCGTGAGTTGTTTGATAAGCAATCGCCGAAAGCAGCAGCATTCGCCGCCCTTTGCTGTTGGGATCGGCGTCCGATCGCACCACGAGCCGCACCGTGTGTTCGCCGGGCGCGAGCCCGTAGACTCGCCACAAGTCGTCGTCGATCGTGTTCGGCACAATGTAATTATCTGCGACCAGATCGCTCTTTACCCCGTCAATGTAGACGTCTGCACGGCCGCCCGCTTCGGAAAGATTTCCCATTAGCGCCAAGCCGGTTCCGTTGAATTTCAACGTCGCCTCGCTGCCGGGAACGTTCGTCACCTTGGCGGGAACATTCTGCCGATCTCTCACGTCGCGCCATTTGCCGGTCCAGTGCCAGGCGGGATCGTTTGCTTTCCAGACCTTCGTGGGGATACCGAAGTTCCAAAGTTCAAGCTCCGGCGGCTGCGGCGCCTGCGGCGGGATCGTCACTTCAGCGTCGGTGACCATGCCGCCGGCGTCGCGAATGACTTCCAAGGCGCGCGTCTCAGTCGACTTCACGATGTCGTTGAACGAGTAGTCGGTGTGGCTAAACTTCGTGTCCGCCAGCTTGGCGATTTCTTCCTTGTCGCTACTGGGCAGCTTGTCGAACCCAAGCATCGCCCCCAGAACGCCGAGCGCGCTTGCTGGATTACAGTCTGAATCTTGTCCGCAGCGGGTCGAAACCTCCATCGTTTGCTGCCAATCGCCGCGGCCGTAGAGCAGCCCCATCGCGACGTACGCTCCGTTAAGCTTGGCGTCGATGTTAAACGGCCGGTGAACCCCGTTAGGGCAAACGTCATGCTTGTCCCACTTGTCTTCGAGTTTCTGCCAAACCTTCCGCCAATCGTCAGGTTCCTCGGCCGACCACGCGAGCGTGTCAGCGATAATCTGCCCGTAGGGGCTGTCAGCGGGGATGCAAGCGAGGCCGGCCTCGACGACTTTACGCGGGTCGGTTTCGAAATAAGCGGCTGAGTACATCCCAGCGATAAACATCCCGCCGTAGAGGCCGTCGCCGTAGTTCATCACGCGCCCCACGCGGTCGCAGAAGGCGTTGGAGGCCTGAGGCAGACCGGGGCACATAATGCCGATGAAGTCTGCTTCGATTTGAAAATCGATGTCGTCGGCATGCAGGTTGTAAGTCGGGTGCCCCGACATCGGCGCCGCGATGCCCCGATTGAGATTGCGTCGCGCCGCGGCGTTGGCGTGCCACAGTTTGTACTTGGTGCTTTTGAACGCATCGCCGTAGTCGGCAGTGGTCGCGTCGAGCCCTTTGGAGTCCATCACCCGGGCGAACGTCATCTCGACGTACAAATCGTCTTGGTCGATGGCGTTCGAAAGTGGATCGCCTTTGATCTCACCCTCGATCGTCTTACCGACGGTTTTGAATTCCGTCGGCGCGCCGTACGACACGCCGATCATCTGGGCAGCCCAGGCGCCGCGGATCTTGTCGCGTAAGACGCTGCGCGAAAGCTGCCGGGCAGGTTCAGCGTGGGCTTGAGCTGCGGCCGTCAGCACGGCCAGAAACAGCGTAAAGAAGCGTAGGGTAGGCATGGCATGAGTACGATTCGCCTGCCGGTTTGGGCAGGCGAGTGTCGCTTGGGTTGATAAGTAAGGAGAAGTGAATAGCGAATGCAAACGAGTCGCTTGATCTGCGAATTACTGCAGAATCAAGCTCATCAAACGTATTTAGGTGCAGCCACGGAACTCCGCGACACGAACTCCACCGGCAGGCGGTGCAGCAAGTCTCGCGGTTTTTTCCCCGTGCGAATTTGGTCAATCAACAGTTCCGCCGCTCGGTGTCCGATCGCGTCGACGTCTTGTCGAACGACGCTCAGCGGGGAGGCGAGGAACTCAGCGAACGGCGCATCGTCGAACATTACCAGCGAAACGTCGCCGGGGATGCTCAGTTTCCGTTCGGCGAAAGCCCGCAGCGCTCCCAAAGCATTTTGGTTGCTGAACGCAAACATCGCTGACAGGTTAGGATGAGCGTCGAGCAGTTCGCAAGCCGAACGGTAGCCGGACTCTTCGCTGAAATCATCGCCGCGAACGAGCGTCGGATCGACTTCAATGTTGTTAGCTTGGAGCGAATTCTTGAACCCCAAGAGGCGTTCGTCATTGGATGACGTTCCCGGTCGGCCTTGTAGACAGCCAATGCGACGATGTCCTTTATCGATCATCGCGCTCGTTGCCATAAAGGCGCCGCGCTCGTTGTCCGAGGTGACCGTCGGGAGGTGGACCTCGGAAAACCAACGGTCGACGACTACGACGTTGGTCCCGGCTTGTTTTAACGACTGCAAATGCGAGCTTGAGCCGCCAATCGCACAAATGATGAGGCCTTCGACCTGTCGAGATTGGAGGTGAGTCAGAAGTTCTTTTTCATGGTCGATCGAGTCGTGGCTGTCTGCCAGCAACGTCGACAACCCGTGCTGCTCCGCGAACACCGTGGCCTTTCGCGCGATCGCCGCGAAGAACGGGTTGGAGGCGTCGGGCACTAACAAACCGATCAGGCCCGAGCGGCGATTGCGGAGCGATCGCGCGACGTGGCTAGGCTGAAATCCTAACCCTTTAGCCGCCAAGAGGATCGCTTCTTCCGTCTTTGCGCTGATGCGGCACTCGCGTGCCTTACCGGCCAATGCTCGAGAGGCCGTCGACGTCGAGACGCCCGCCGCGGCGGCGACGTGCTCCAGCGTTACGGGTTCTTGGGTCATTTCGCCTCCGGCGATCCGGTCGTGAAATAAATTTCAAAAAAACCTTGCACAATCGTTTGTGCAAGGTCATATTGCACACAGAGAAAGAAAAAGTCAATCGGTTTTGGCAAGTGGTACGCCAAACGGTTGACGCGAAACTCATCTGCTCCTGACCAATCCATCGGCGTCGTTCGCGCCAAACAATCAGTCGGCGACGGTTGCGTCGGATTAGCCGTTCGATTGGAAACTTTTCACTTTTGGAGACTGATCAACGTCGCTGGAAACGGCGCTCTGCATGCGCAAGCGTGAAGCAAGATCGGTAGGCGTCTCGCCGCCTCCGCGACGCGTTGATTGTTGCAACAGGCGGATTCAACCAAGAGGGCTCTAGGCATGGCTCGAAGAAACTGGCCGTCCATCCACATCGGGAGCGGTATGCTCGCTTTGATTTCAATCCCGTTTGCCGGCCTCGTCGCTTTCGGCCAGACGAGCACCTACGTAACCGATACCGACGCCTCGGGATCTTGGCATGCGGCCGGGAACTGGGACAACGGGATCCCTAACGCAACCGATGCTGTCGCAATTCTGAATCAGCCGATTTCCACCGGCGTTTCCGCCGGCTCGACGTACACCCTCTCGCTCGGCGGCAACGACACGGTCGTCGGCACGCTCACCTCCAATAATCATCCGACCGATCCGACGAAATACTTCCGCACTCAGATCACGCAAGGAACGCTTGTCTTCAGGACGAGTTCCGGCGCCGCGACGTTGAACGAGAATCTCGGCGCGGCCGATCAGCTGGAAAGCCGTTTGCGGATCAACGTCCCCGTCCGCGTCGAGTCCGATCTAGTCGTCAATGCGAACAACTCGCTCAGCAGGAACACGAATACTGAGTTTGCGCAGCGCATCGACGGCGCCGCCGCCCGCACGATCACGAAAGAGGGCCAGGGAAATTTGCAGTTGGGATTCGCCGGAACGCTGGGGGCGACGGAAGGCTTTCTGGGGAATTTGGTCATCAATGCCGGCGGCGTGCGGTTGATTATCCCCAACGGTTCTGCTGCAGGGATGCTGAATCCGACGCTCAGCAAGGCGGCGGGCGTCACTGTGAACAGCGGCGGCCAATTGCAAATCGGCAACGCCCTGTCGAGCGTCACGCTCGGACCAGGCGCCGAGTTGAAACTGAACGGTCCTGGCAAGCCGGCGTTTCCAGGATTGGTCACCCAGAACGGCGCCTTGCGGTTCGATGGCGCCGGTGAAGTTGTCGCTAGCTTCAACAGCCCCGTCAACTTGCAATCGGCGTCGCAAATCAACGTGGCGGCCGCCGATTCTACGGGCGTCCTGTCGGCTGAGGTGAGAGGCGTAGGCCTTCTCCAAAAGTCGGGTAACGGTTTGTTGAAACTCGCGGCGGCCAACGTCTACTCAGGCGGCACGACCATTTCCAACGGCGCCCTGGCGGTCAGCAACGCCTCCGGTTCGGGCGTGGGCACGGGCGACGTCGCCGTCAACGCCGCGATCCTTGGCGGCACGGGCACGTTGGGCTCGGTGGGCGATGCGTCGAACGTCACGCTTGTCGGCGGCACGCTCGCGCCCGGCGATCTTGCATCAACCCTCGGAGCCAATTTGCCGACTCCGCAACTGCCCAATCTCTACACGTCGGCCGGCAGGCTTACCATCTTGGGCGATCTTGCTTTCGATGCAGCCTCGACGATGCAAGTCGATTTGACTGGCGCCGTCGCGGCGACCGGTTACGACCAAGTCGTCTCCAGCGGCGCCATCTCGTTGAGCGGCGCCACGCTCAATCTGTCGCTCGGCGCCTACGTGCCCGCGGGCACCGAGACGTTCACGCTCATCAACAACACGGGGAACGGTGCGATTAGCGGCGCGTTTGGCAATTACGCACAAGGCGCCGCGGTCGATCTGGCCGGGAAGACTTTCTACATCAACTATATGGGCGGCACGGGCAACGACGTGGTGCTCAGCGCCACCCAGCCTGGCACGGAAGACGCCGATTTTGACAACGACGGCGACGTCGATGGCGCCGACTTCCTCACTTGGCAGCGCAACTTTGGTACGGCCGGCGACAACGCGCACGGCAACGCGAACGGCGACGGTACGGTCGATGGTTTGGACCTAGCCGTTTGGCGCAATCAATTCGGCGCCGGCAGCCCCGCCAACGTGGCCGCGTCCGCGATTCCTGAACCCGCATCGGCGGCGCTGTTGCTGCTCGCCGCGGGCGCGTTGGCCGGAGCCCGTCGATCAGCGACCGCATGCCGGAAGTAGGTAGGAAGGTCGGAAGCAGGAAAGTTTGTGGACCGCGGGGTGTTTCGGAGGAGAGGCCGAGCCCGGTTGGTTCATCTGGTTCGATGCCCCTAGTGAAGTGGTGTCCGCAATGAATGCTCATCGTTCGATAGAGTCCCGCAACTACTGCTTCTTGGCGTGCCTTCGCACGTCGCGTGTGAAGCGTCGCTCGGGGTTCACGCTCGTGGAATTGCTTGTGGTCATTGCGATCATCGGCGTGTTAGTCGCGCTCTTGCTGCCGGCCGTTCAGGCGGCTCGCGAAGCGGCTCGCCGGTCGCAATGCACGAACAACCTAAGGCAGTGCGCCTTGGCCGCGCTCAACTATGAGGGCGCGAAGAAGGAGTTTCCGATTGGACGGCGGAGCGGACAGAATGCAGATGCGTCTACGATCACTCAATGGGGGCATTTAGCGCATATCCTGCCTTACGTCGAAGCGAATACGACGCATCAAATGATTGATTTAACTGCGTCGCCGAAAGATAGCCCGATCAAATTTGTTTCGTTTCCGTTCCTGCTTTGTCCGTCGGACCCGGACGACCGCGTCAATAATGATACCTGTACCGCCGGCACCGATTGGCTCAATGTGGGACGAACCGGCATCCGCGGCAACGGCGGCAACGACACCGGGGTGACTCCAATCCCTGGAACGACGCCCGGACCGGGTCGCCCTCCCTTGGAACGTAACAACGGCATCTTCGTAACGAACGCGGCTATCCGGATTAAGGAGATAACGGACGGCACCTCGCATACCGCGATTTACAGCGAACGCGTACGAGGCGACGGTGATACTTCAGTCGTTGAGGAATCGAGCGACTGGTTAAGAATGGGCGGCGCCGCCGAAGATACGGCTGACCAGTCGTACACGTCATGCACGTCGATCGCCAATCCGGGCGTACTGACCGGTACGAGTCAGTTTTGCTGCGGCGGACGCAACTGGTTGCATGGCGACTATTCGACTTCCCGCTACAACCATTTGATGCCGCCCAACTCCCGCAGTTGCACGCACGGTAGCGGCGGCTTGACTGCCGTTCCGGTCAATGAGCAAGGCACGGCGACGACAGCCTCAAGTAATCACAAGGGGGGCGTGAACTTGGCAATGGCTGATGGCAGCACGCGCTTTGTCGCTGACGGCGTGGATCCCATCGTTTGGCGAGCAGCGGGCTCACGGGACGGCGAAGAGGCGGTAGGCGACTCCCTATGATGCTTTCCCACTTTCGATCGATCGTTCGCCAGCGATGCCTGGGTATGCCTGCGGCATGCCGTTTGGCGTTGCTGCTAACGTCGTGGTCGGCGGTTGTCGCGAGTTTTCCTGGGGCAGCACTCGCGGCAGCGCCGGCCAGCGGCGCGAAACCGAACATCGTCCTGATTTTGGTCGACGATCTCGGTTACGGCGCGTTGGGATGCTACGGCCAAAAGCTGGTCGCTACGCCGAATATCGATCGCATGGCGGCGGAAGGGCTACGGTTCACCGATGCCTATTCTGGCGGTCCTGTCTGCGCATCGTCGCGTTGCGTGCTGATGACCGGGGTGCACGGCGGCCACGCCCGCGTGCGCGGCAACGGCGATGCGTCAATGCCAGGGCTCTCATTGTTGGCGAGCGACGTGAGCCTGCCGCGCGTCATGAAGGATGCAGGGTACGCCACGGGCCTGATTGGCAAATGGGGATTAGGCGACGTCGGCAAAGCACAGGCCGGACTGCCGACTCGACAGGGGTTCGACTACTTTTTCGGCTATCTTCGCCACGGCCACGCGCACAACTACTATCCGGCGTTTTTATGGCGAAATGAGTCGAAGGTGAAGCTCCGCAACGGTCCGACAAAAGGATTGGCCGCTGATCGCGGAACGTCGGCAAAGAAGGTGGAGTACAGCCATGATCTGTTTGCGGAAGAGGCGCTCAAGTTCGTGCGCGAACATGCTGACGAACCATTTTTCTTGACGGTGGCATTCACGATTCCGCACTGCAATAACGAAGCAGGCGCGAACGGCATGGAGACGCCGAGCTACGGCAAGTACGCCGACCGCGATTGGCCCGAACCGCTAAAAGGTTACGCGGCGATGATGGAGCGCATGGACGGCGACGTCGGGCGACTGCTCGCGCTTATTAAGGAGTTGGGCATTGACGATAAAACCTTGGTGATCTTCGCTTCGGACAATGGGGCGCCCAGGGACGAAGGCGGGTTCGACGCCGAGTTCTTCGACGCCAACGGGCCTTTCCGCGGCTTCAAGGGCCATGTGACGGAAGCGGGCATCCGCATTCCGCTCATCGCTTGCTGGCCGGGGCATGTGCCCGCAGGCGAGACCACCGCAACGCCCGTGTACTTCGCCGACGTGATGCCGACCTTCGCGGCGCTAGCCGGCGGCGCCGCTCCGCAGCAGACCGACGGCAAGGACTTCTCGCCGTCGCTCGCCGGGAAAGATCAGCCGGAGTTGGCGGATCGATTCTTCTACTGGGAATTCGATAAGCTCGATCTCCAGCAGCAAGGATCGCGTTGGAACAATTGGAAGGCGATTCGCGATCCGAAGTCAGGCGCGATCGAACTCTATGATCTTGCTACCGACGTCGGCGAAACAACAAATCTCGCGGCGGAGCATCCAGATATCGTCGCTCGATTCGCTGAATTTTTCCGCACCGCTCGGACCGATTCGCCCTACTGGCCGGTGACGGCCGAGAGCAAAGCGCCGGTGAAACGGGAAAAGTCTGCAAGTCCCGCAAGCTAAGGCGCCGCGAATGCAAATGCTCGTTCACCTAGTCTGTTTGATGCTCCTCGCGCTGGGCGGGACTGCGTTTGCAAACGCCGACGATGCTACATCGTCGAAGCCCAACGTCATTTTAATCGTCTCGGACGATCTCGGCTGGACTGATCTCGGCTGTTACGGCAGCGATCTCTACCCGTCGCCTCGCATCGACGGTTTGGCACGCGACGGCATGCGATTCACGGCAAACTATTCGGCCTGCACTGTCTGCTCGCCGACGCGGGCCGCGATGCTCACCGGCAAATACCCGGCACGGCTGCATGTGACGGACTGGATTCCCGGCTTGCCGCCGGCGAACCCCAAACTCATCGTGCCCGATTTCGTCAAGCATTTGCCGCTCGAAGAAGAGACGATCGCCGAACGACTCCACGCAGCCGGTTACGCGACGGCTTCGATTGGAAAATGGCACCTCGGCGGACCGGAGTACTATCCGGAGAAGCACGGGTTCGACGTAAACATCGCCGGCAACGATCAGCCGCAACCGCGGCCTGGCTACTTCGCGCCGTACGCAATCGACACGATGAAGCAGGGACCGAAGGGCGAATACATCACGGATCGCATCGGCAAGGAAGCGGTTAGCTTCATTCGCGAGAACGCGAAGCGACCGTTCTTCCTTTACATGCCGCAGTTCGCGGTGCATACGCCGATTCAGGCGAAAAAAAAGCTGATCGCCCGTAACCAAGAGAGAGTGAAAGATGGGATGCGGCACACCAACGCTGCCTATGCGGCGATGGTCGAGAGCATGGACCACACGGTTGGCAGCATCCGCGCGACGCTAAAAGAACTCGGTATCGCTGACCACACGATCATCATCTTCACCTCCGACAACGGCGGTCGCATTCCGACGACTTCAAATGCACCGCTCCGCGCGGGGAAGGGCTCTTGCTACGAAGGGGGCGTCCGCGTGCCGCTCATCGTTTACTGGCCGGGCGTGACGCCGGCCGGCAGCGTTTGCGATGCACCGGTCATCACGATGGATCTTTACCCGACCATCTTGGCAATGACGGGCGTCGCCGATGCGTCGCCCAGCGACGGCGTCAGCTTGGTTCCGCTGCTGCATAAAACGGGCGGTCTCGCCGATCGCTCGCTGTATTGGCACTACCCCCACTACCAGCATTACCAACAAGAAGGCACGACCCCCTATGCCGCCGTTCGTCGCGGCGACTGGCGGCTAGTCGAGTTTTACGACGATCACCGCGTCGAGCTTTACAACTTGAAGGATGATCCCAGCGAGCGAACAAACGTCGCGGCCTCATCGCCGGAACTCGTGAAATCGCTGCAGGACGAACTGCACGCCTGGCTTGGAGCGGTGAACGCTCAAATGCCGACGCCAAACCCGAACTACGACCCAACTAAGCCCGAGCACACGCCGCCAGTTACCAAGAAGCAAGCGAGGCTTGCGAACGGGCAGAGCGGGGATGCCTAAGCGCCGCGTTGCGCGACGGCAGTCTACGATTAATTCGAACCGATGATTCGCCAGATTGATACGCACCTTGTCTAACCCCTTTTGTCGCGAGCCCGGCGGGCTCACTGGAGGTTGTCTCATGAAGATTCGCAACTTGGTTTTACCTACAGTAGCGGCGCTCCTTGCCGCGACGGCTCCGCTGGCTCAAAGCGCCACGATTAGCGGCTGGGCCATTCACAATGGAACGTCGACGGTTGGCGGTACGCCAAGCGCCCCGACCTTCACCGCCGCCGACAACATCGCGGCGATGGCCCCGTTCGATCAGCCCGTTTTGCTTGATAGCAACGGCGACTTCGTCGAAGTCTCGACGACCGTGACGATCACCGGCCGCACGGGCGGCGTTGGCGTCAACACGCTCAACACGCAGTTGCGAATCGGCTTGTTCAACGGCCCGGCGGGCGCCGTCGCGGCCAGCGATATCCCGAACCAGGGATTCATCATCGAATACAGCAACCTGGCGGCCGGCGGACTCATCCGCGAGCAACCAAGCGCCTCGCAAACCAACCCGTTCAACAGCCCGACGAACCTCGGCAACGGGACGCCCGACGCCGGCGGCGATTCCATCCAAGGCGCCAACCCCGGGCCAGTGACGCTGACGCTCAAGCTGACCCGCAACGCGGGGATGCTCGATCTTTTCGGAACCATCACCGGTACGGACAGCGTGAGCGGCAATCCCTACTTGTCGAACTTCACGCTCAATGGCATCAACACGGCGAATTTTCCCGCGAACGGCACGTTCAATTTCAATCGCATCGGTCTGTTTCTCGGCGATGGCGTGAACGGCGCGAGCGCGGCGCTCTCTAATTCCACTATTCAGACAAACGTCCCTGAACCTGCCGCCGGCCTACTCGCCGTAGCGGCAGCCGTGGGCGGAATCGCTACTGCCCGCGGTCGCCGGCAAGCGCCGCAGTTTCACTGCGTGCAGCGGTAAGCGGGGAGTGCCCATGAAACCCCGCTACTGGTTGATTGGCCTGACAGCGCCGGCCTGCACGGCGCTGTCAGGTCAGGCCGTGCGCGCCGACGCCCCGCGCCCCA
This sequence is a window from Lacipirellula parvula. Protein-coding genes within it:
- the rbsK gene encoding ribokinase, which gives rise to MMKANIVVVGSSNTDMIIKLDRIPKPGETRLGGEFLTAAGGKGANQAVAAARAGGSVAFVARVGQDMFGEQAVAGLVENGVDVQFVQFDKAPSGVALIFVGEDGENSIAVGSGANAKLSPADVRKAKAAIADADVVVMQLESPLETVETAARLAAAGGATVILNPAPAQPLSDKLLKHITILTPNESETELLTGVRISDDASCVRAADILRARGVETVIITLGSQGAFVASPTLSERVPGYSAKPVDTTAAGDTFNGALAVALAERVSILEAVRFANAAGAISVTRVGAQPSAPTRREIEKLVKGKLSRTDAPAKHSKNGSLANGGSRRRAVASP
- a CDS encoding GRP family sugar transporter, whose translation is MVIVESYPVAVLMCIVTMICWGSWANTQKLATKEWRFQLFYWDYCLGALLLTLIFAFTLGSMGDDGRGFLDDLRQAQGKYIGYALIGGVIFNVANILLVAAIDIAGMAVAFPVGIGLALVIGVITTYRVDPSGDPFLLFTGVACVAVAIIVDALAYRRIPSSGQKTTVKGIVLSVLCGILMGQFFQFVAAAMPPLDHISDPENAGKLTPYTALFFFALGLFLSSFIINTAVMMKPFVGEPVPFGDYFRKGNLRLHLVGVLGGMIWCVGMSFAILAGDAAGYAISYGLGQGATMVAAFWGVFIWKEFKDAQPRADRLLALMFLLFVIGLAFIIYANIK
- a CDS encoding ADP-ribosylglycohydrolase family protein, with protein sequence MPTLRFFTLFLAVLTAAAQAHAEPARQLSRSVLRDKIRGAWAAQMIGVSYGAPTEFKTVGKTIEGEIKGDPLSNAIDQDDLYVEMTFARVMDSKGLDATTADYGDAFKSTKYKLWHANAAARRNLNRGIAAPMSGHPTYNLHADDIDFQIEADFIGIMCPGLPQASNAFCDRVGRVMNYGDGLYGGMFIAGMYSAAYFETDPRKVVEAGLACIPADSPYGQIIADTLAWSAEEPDDWRKVWQKLEDKWDKHDVCPNGVHRPFNIDAKLNGAYVAMGLLYGRGDWQQTMEVSTRCGQDSDCNPASALGVLGAMLGFDKLPSSDKEEIAKLADTKFSHTDYSFNDIVKSTETRALEVIRDAGGMVTDAEVTIPPQAPQPPELELWNFGIPTKVWKANDPAWHWTGKWRDVRDRQNVPAKVTNVPGSEATLKFNGTGLALMGNLSEAGGRADVYIDGVKSDLVADNYIVPNTIDDDLWRVYGLAPGEHTVRLVVRSDADPNSKGRRMLLLSAIAYQTTHADEASAK
- a CDS encoding LacI family DNA-binding transcriptional regulator, giving the protein MTQEPVTLEHVAAAAGVSTSTASRALAGKARECRISAKTEEAILLAAKGLGFQPSHVARSLRNRRSGLIGLLVPDASNPFFAAIARKATVFAEQHGLSTLLADSHDSIDHEKELLTHLQSRQVEGLIICAIGGSSSHLQSLKQAGTNVVVVDRWFSEVHLPTVTSDNERGAFMATSAMIDKGHRRIGCLQGRPGTSSNDERLLGFKNSLQANNIEVDPTLVRGDDFSEESGYRSACELLDAHPNLSAMFAFSNQNALGALRAFAERKLSIPGDVSLVMFDDAPFAEFLASPLSVVRQDVDAIGHRAAELLIDQIRTGKKPRDLLHRLPVEFVSRSSVAAPKYV
- a CDS encoding autotransporter-associated beta strand repeat-containing protein, which gives rise to MLALISIPFAGLVAFGQTSTYVTDTDASGSWHAAGNWDNGIPNATDAVAILNQPISTGVSAGSTYTLSLGGNDTVVGTLTSNNHPTDPTKYFRTQITQGTLVFRTSSGAATLNENLGAADQLESRLRINVPVRVESDLVVNANNSLSRNTNTEFAQRIDGAAARTITKEGQGNLQLGFAGTLGATEGFLGNLVINAGGVRLIIPNGSAAGMLNPTLSKAAGVTVNSGGQLQIGNALSSVTLGPGAELKLNGPGKPAFPGLVTQNGALRFDGAGEVVASFNSPVNLQSASQINVAAADSTGVLSAEVRGVGLLQKSGNGLLKLAAANVYSGGTTISNGALAVSNASGSGVGTGDVAVNAAILGGTGTLGSVGDASNVTLVGGTLAPGDLASTLGANLPTPQLPNLYTSAGRLTILGDLAFDAASTMQVDLTGAVAATGYDQVVSSGAISLSGATLNLSLGAYVPAGTETFTLINNTGNGAISGAFGNYAQGAAVDLAGKTFYINYMGGTGNDVVLSATQPGTEDADFDNDGDVDGADFLTWQRNFGTAGDNAHGNANGDGTVDGLDLAVWRNQFGAGSPANVAASAIPEPASAALLLLAAGALAGARRSATACRK
- a CDS encoding DUF1559 domain-containing protein, whose product is MELLVVIAIIGVLVALLLPAVQAAREAARRSQCTNNLRQCALAALNYEGAKKEFPIGRRSGQNADASTITQWGHLAHILPYVEANTTHQMIDLTASPKDSPIKFVSFPFLLCPSDPDDRVNNDTCTAGTDWLNVGRTGIRGNGGNDTGVTPIPGTTPGPGRPPLERNNGIFVTNAAIRIKEITDGTSHTAIYSERVRGDGDTSVVEESSDWLRMGGAAEDTADQSYTSCTSIANPGVLTGTSQFCCGGRNWLHGDYSTSRYNHLMPPNSRSCTHGSGGLTAVPVNEQGTATTASSNHKGGVNLAMADGSTRFVADGVDPIVWRAAGSRDGEEAVGDSL